One window of the Asticcacaulis sp. SL142 genome contains the following:
- the flgH gene encoding flagellar basal body L-ring protein FlgH, whose protein sequence is MRNLKALAIIALAGASLSACSTVTEAVKGPELAPIGYPAALVPQQQVIMVPQGERPAASSNSLWRAGARTFFNDQRARHVGDILTVSIDINDSAQTQNTTARSRDNEYSAGVGSFFGLESSLGKILPNGFDPANALSSQGSTTSNGSGTINRSEKVSLTIAAVVSGVMPNGNLIIQGRQEVRTNREVRELTVAGIVRPEDISSANTIKHTQLAEARISYGGRGDVTRMQGAPASQAIMERFSPF, encoded by the coding sequence GCGCCTGCTCGACCGTCACCGAAGCGGTCAAAGGGCCGGAACTGGCACCGATCGGTTACCCCGCCGCTCTGGTGCCGCAACAACAGGTGATCATGGTGCCGCAAGGTGAGCGCCCGGCCGCCTCCTCCAACAGTCTGTGGCGCGCCGGTGCACGCACTTTCTTTAACGATCAGCGCGCCCGTCATGTTGGCGATATTCTCACCGTGAGCATCGATATCAACGATTCCGCCCAGACCCAGAACACCACCGCCCGCTCCCGCGACAATGAATATTCCGCCGGGGTCGGCAGCTTCTTCGGGCTGGAGTCTTCGCTGGGGAAGATATTGCCTAACGGTTTTGACCCGGCCAATGCCCTGAGTTCGCAGGGATCAACCACATCGAACGGTTCCGGCACGATCAACCGCTCCGAAAAGGTCTCCCTGACCATCGCCGCGGTGGTTTCGGGTGTTATGCCGAACGGCAACCTGATCATCCAGGGCCGTCAGGAAGTGCGCACCAACCGCGAAGTGCGTGAACTAACCGTCGCAGGCATCGTACGGCCCGAAGATATCTCCTCGGCCAACACCATCAAGCACACCCAACTGGCCGAAGCGCGCATATCTTACGGCGGCAGAGGCGATGTCACCCGCATGCAGGGCGCACCGGCGTCTCAGGCTATTATGGAACGCTTCTCGCCGTTTTAA